The following nucleotide sequence is from Phycisphaerales bacterium.
TGTTCACAATCCAGCTGCCGCAGGCGGTGTACGCTGTGAACCCCAGGGCCGATTCAGCGTGGGGTTCGTTCGTGTTCGGCATCATGACGGCGGTGCTCGGCCTGCCGTGCTTCGGCTTCGTCGCCGGGGCGCTACTGGCGGGCGTGGCGGCGATGCCTCCGTTGAAGATCATGGTGATCTTCATCTCGCTGGGTGTCGGAATGGGCGGGCCGTACATCGTGCTTTCCGCCAACCCGAAGTGGCTCGACCGCCTGCCGCGCACCGGACCGGCGAGCGAACTGGTCAAGCAGGTCATGGGCCTGCTGCTGCTTGCCGCGGCGGCGTTCTTCATCGGAGCCGGGCTCATCGCGCTGGTGCGTGAGAAGCCCTACCTGTCGCACCAGTTGCACTGGTGGGCGGTGGCGTTGTTTGCGGCGCTGGCCGGGTTGTGGCTGATCGTGCGGACGTACCAGATCACGGCGCGCCTCAAGCCGCGCATCGTTTTTTCGATTGTCGGCTTGTTCCTGGGGGCGATCGCCGTGCTCTACGCCGCCGGCCAGACCGCCAGATCGCGCGCGGACTGGCTCGTGCACCAGGAAGCGCTGGCCAAGGCCGGCGGCGGCGCCGTCTACATCCACGGCGCGTGGAACGAGTACACGCCGGCGGCGTTTGAAAAGGCCCGCGCCGACGGACACATCGTCGTGGCCGACTTCACCGCCGAGTGGTGCCTGAATTGCAAGATCATCAAGGCGGCCGTGCTCAACAAGGAGCCGGTCCTGAGCACCCTCAACAGCGACGACGTCGTGAAGTTCGTTGTCGATCTCACGAGCAACAGCGCGCCGGGCTGGACGTACATCAAGGAACTCGGCCAGACGGGCATTCCCTTGCTGGCGATCTACACGCCCGGCAGCGATGATCCGTGGTTGAGCAACGCTTACACATCCCAGCAGGTGCTTGATGCGATCGCGGCAGCTCGCTCAAGTCGAGACCAGGCTGCGCGCTCTCCGGTGATGCGTGAATACTCCGCAGAAGCATTCGAGGAGGCACTCGATTCTGGTGCGGTTGTCTTCCTCGTTTTCTACGCGGAGTGGGACCTGACCAACGTGTTGCTCCACCGTCAAATCGTTGAAAGTGAGGCCGTGCGCAGCGAACTGTTGAAGCCCGGCACGATCGGATTCGAGGTCGACGTGACGTCGAATCAGGCGCCAGGATGGGACCTGCTCAAACAGCTGGACTCGCCTGGCCCTCCCAGCGTCGCGATATATGGGCCGGAACGTGACTCGCCGCGGATCGACACTTTGGGTCCGCTGGCGCTGGCTGAAGCAATTGCGGCGGCCCGATCATCGGATGGAACGGCGAAGGCTGATCCATAAAGGGTTCGCTCACGCCGACGCTCGCTGCCCCCACTCCTGCCGCAGCAGGCCATACACCCACTGGTCCACGAACCGCCCTCCGATGAGGTGATGCCCTCGAAGCGTGCCTTCGTGCACGAAGCCGAGACGCTCGATCAGGCGGCGCGAGGCCTCATTGCCAACGCTGATGGTTGCAAAGAGCCGAACGAGATCGGACGTGGTGAACGCGAGTTCGATGAGCGCGTTCACCGCGGCAAGTCCCAGGCCCCGGCCCTGACACGCGCGGTCGATCTGGTAGCCCAGTTCGCCGTGAAGCATGCGCCAGTTGACGCGAAGGCTTACCGTGCCGACCAGACCCGCGCCAGGCGCGTGAACCATCCAGCGATAGGCCTTGAATGCGCGGTTACGCAGGTCCCCGCCGACGGCGCCGAAGCGCATGGTCAACTCATCGAGCGTGAGATCGTCGTAGGGGTTGAACTGTTTCGCGACCGCATCGTGTCTCCACTTCCAGCACAACTCGGCGTGCTCGGGCCGGGCGGGCACGAGAGCCACCTGCGAGATGCCGGGGGTTGGCGGCGCCGAATCCATCTCATCCTCCTCCCAGCGCTTCGATACGCCCGCGCACATCGTCGAATTGCTGAGGGTTCAGTTGCTTGAGCGGGTCCAGGCGCATGTTCTCGTTGATTTCGAGCGTGCGCTCATAGGCCGACAGCGCCTCGCGGCCCCGGCCGGCTTCGTCGAGCATCTGCGCGAATGTGCGCTGCGCTTCGAGCCCGTTGGGATCGAGTCGGACGACCTTTTTCTGCCACTCGATGGCGCGAGCGAGCATCTCGGCATCGCCGGTGAACTGCTGCTGCTCATACCATCGCCGCGCGGCCATGGCGGCGGCATTAGCGTCGAGCGGCCGCCTGTTCGCAAGCTCCTCGGCCAATTGAATCGCAACCTGCGCGGCCTCATCGCGCATGGCCGGATCGCCGCGCTGCTCGTGCAGCGTCGCCAGGTGCATCCACAGGCGCGATGATTCGCGCCAGGCAATCGCATCCAGCGGCCGCAACGGCCGCGCTGCTTCGAGTTCGCGCAGTGCAGCCGTGACGCTCTCGACTTCGAGTCGCCGCAGCGCGTCGCTGATGGCGGCGCCTCCAGTGGCCAGCAGTCGCTGCACGCGCTGGCCGTCGTTGAGTTGTATCGCCGATCTGATTTCGCGCCAGGCTCCGGCCAGGTCGATCTCGATCCCCTGCTGCTGGAGTTGCATTTCCGCCTCCTGAAGCAGCGCGATGCGCTCATCGGCGCTGCGCGTGCGGCCGGCCTGATCGAGCGTCGAACGGACCCGCCCGATGCTCTCGAGCGATGCATGCGCCGTGCGCAGGTGATTCTGGATGCGCCCGATGGGCACGGCCACCAGGGCGCCGTGCGCGACGATCAGAGCCGCAAAGACCACAATCGCAGCGAAGGACGCGCTTCGAAGCGCCGGGCGAGGCGGCGCTCCCTGCGGCGCTCGCGCTGCGGCGGCGCCCAGCAGCAGCATGACGATGGCCGCCGAGCCGGGCTGCGTGAGCGTCATTTCGATCTGCGAATGCAGCAGCACGACCGTCAGCGCCGCCCAGACGGCCCATCGCAGCATGCCGAGCGAAACGGAGCGCACCAGCAGCGCGACCAGCGGCACCGTCGCCCCCAGGCCGATGAGCGACAGCGGCATGAGCAGCAGGTGGTAGTCGATGAGCAGCGCCCGCCGGTTGAGAACCCAGGCGCTGACTCCCGCGGCAACGGCGACCGCGAGGCCACACAGCGCCGCGAATTTGAGCCACGATTCGCGCGGCGCGGGCTGCACGTCGGCGCCCGGGGCCGGCTGCGCAGATTCCTCGGCTGCGGGTGGCGCGGTGGCGCCTGATGGCGCGGAGCGAGCGAGCAGGATCAGCACCAGCGCGATCCACGCCGCGGCCCAGATACCGATCCCGGCGAGCCAGTCGATGAAGACGCTGTGCGGGCTCATGACCTCTTCGGGGCTCAGCGCCGGCCGAACGAGCAGGTACGCATCCTGAAAGCCCGCCGGGCCGACGCCCGCCAGCGGGTGCGCCGAGAACATGCGGACGGCGCCGGACCAGTAGTGCCAGCGGAACAGGAGGCTGTACCCATCGACCTGCTGGAGGCCTTCGGGGAAGAGCATCCCGCGCAGCGCCGTCACGACCAGCGCCGCGGCAAGCAGGGCGAAGGTCACGGTTGCCGCGTGGGGCCGCACGTGCTGCTTCCAGCGCCGCGGCAACAGGCACATGGCGGCGAGGATGAGGCCGATCGCCGCCGCGCCTGCCGCGCCTTTGGAGAACGAGGCCGTCAGTCCCGCGAGCGCGGCCGCGGCCAGGAGGATCGCCACGCCGAGCCAGCCGCTTTGCAGTTTCGAGCGGGCCACAGCCAGAGCAGCGCCGACCCAGAATGCCGCGAGCATCGCCATCAGCGAGCCGTAGACGTTTGAAAGCGAAAGCCAGCCGGTGGCTTCGCGCTGGGTGAGGCGGCGCAGGTAGATTCCCGCCGCGCTCGATCCTGGTTCCCAGCCTTGAGATTCGAGCAGCGCTTCCCTGTTGTTCGCGAAGGAGGAGAGCGTGTCGTGGTATTCGATGGTGACCTGATACAGACCCTTGATCGCCAGCGGAATGGTGATGGCGACGGCAGCGCCGAGCAGCACGATGCGCCAGCGCACTTCGCGCGCCAGATGCATCGCGCCGACAGCCGTGCTCATGGCGCCGAACCATTGCGAGCCGGCGCGACACTGCTCGGCGTCACTCCACCCATGCCACGCCAGCACGGGTACAGGCGTGAGCAGCAGCACGAGCAGTTTGAAGTCGATGCTTCGACCATCGAGCGTCTCCGCCAGCAGCGCGCACAGGCAGCCGAGCAGCGCCAGCAGATCGAGCGTGACGGATCCCGCCGGCCCGAGCCCTTCGAGCGGCACGGGCAGTACGCGAGAATCGATCGCGAAAAACGGATCGACGGCGATGACCAGCAGCGTCCGCAGCACCGCCGGCGCGGCGAGCAGCACAAAGCCGCACCAGCGAAGCAAACCCGCCGCCTTCACGACCGCACTCCGCCGGCCGCCGCGGCGATCGACCGTTCGTACACCGCCAGAACGATGAGCAGGATGATGACCTGGGCCCCGGCGAGCGCGGCGACCCAGCCGTGTTCGAGATGCCCGAGGTAGATGCCGGTCAACCCGGTCGTGAGCGTGACGCCGTAGATCACCGCGAGCATCCGCCGCACGCTCAGGCCGCGCTTGACCAACCGGTGAGAGAAGTGCTGCTGATCGCCGACAAACGGGCTGCGTCCCTGGCTGAGCCGGATTGTAACGACCGCCAGCAGGTCGTAGATCGGCACGGCGAGGACGATAAGGGGCATGAAGACGCCGTACCACGCCGTCGCCGCATCGCCTTCAAAGTACGTCGTGCGGACCGTGAGGAAGCCGAGCAGGAAGCCGACGACGAGCGACCCGCCGTCTCCCATGAAGATGCTCGCCGGCGGAAAGTTGAACCAGAGAAACCCGAGAAGCGCGCCCACGAGCAGCGCGAGCATGGCGGCGATGAACCACTGGCCGTTAATCAACGCAGCGGCCAGAAACAGCGCCGCTGCGATGCACGACACCCCGCCGGCCAGCCCGTCCATGTTGTCCATGAAGTTGATCGCGTTCGTTACGACCACCAGCCAGAGTACCGTAAGCGCGATCGACGGCCAAGGGGCGAGTCCCGCCAGGCCCGGCGCCGTGTCGAGCAGCGTGAGCAGCCGGCTGGATGACGCGAGACCATCGGCAAAGTCGAACGGAATGAGCACCATAAACGTCGCCAGCGCGCACTGCGCTGCGAGTTTGGCCCACGGCCCCAGCGGGCGGCGATCATCGATGAGGCCCAGCACGTGCATGCCCACGAGCGCCAGCGCCAACGCGATCGCCATCGGCGTGCGCTCGATGATGCCCGGCAGGTGGGGCTGAAGGGATGGAGCGAGATCAACGATCGCGGACTCCGGCGCCAACCGAAGCGCGATCAGGCCGACGATCAGCGGCGCAAGTATCGCGATGGTGATCGCTACGCCGCCGATGTTGGGTATCGCCCGGATCTCCGCTTTGTGGTGTCCGGCGGCGCCGGGCGAATCGAGCCGGCCCAGGCGCGCCCCGACGGCCCTCAACCACCACGTGAGCGGCCAGGAAAGCGCGAGTGCGGCGGGAATCAGGCAGAGGACCGCGGCGATCACGGCCGCATTGTAGCCGCATCGGCCTTTGCTTCGGCTTGGCGTTTCACCAGCCCGCGGGAGCGCCGCCCTTGCGCGGGTCGCTTGCAGCGCTCCAGCCGACGCCGCTGCGCCGGATCAACTGGACGACGCCGACATCTTCGCGGCGGCCGATCTCGTGGCCGAACTCGCGCATGGCGTCCATCGTCGCCGAATCCGTCCAGCAGTCTTCGAACTGCAGTACGTCGGGCATCCACTGGTGGTGGAAGCGCGGCGCGCTGACGGCTTCGGGCGCCGACGAGTCGTGTAGAACGACGTCGAGCAGCGTCTGCAGCGTCGCGGAAATGATGCGCGGCCCGCCCGAGGCGCCGACGACAATTTCAACGCCGCCGTCCTCGCCGAGCACGATGGTCGGGGACATGCTCGACAGCGGCCACTTGCCGCCTTCGGGGAGGTTGCGCTGCGATTGCTGCAGGCCGAAGGCGTTGCGCTCACCGGGGATGGTGAGGAAGTCATCCATCTCGTTGTTGAGCATGAAGCCGTACTCCGGCACCGGCAGCAGCGAGCCGAACGAGAGGTTGATCGTCTCCGTACACGCAACGGCGTTGCCCCACTGATCGACCACGCCGAAGTGGCTGGTGCCTGTGTCGATGGGCAACTGCTCCCTGCTGCCGTAACTCCCGGGCGGCTGGGTGCGGCGCGGATCGATGCGCCTCGCGAGCACGTCGAGATAGGTATCGCTGATCAGGCTCGTGGCGGGTACGTTGGCGAAGCGCTCATCACCAAGCCACTCCGCCCGATCGGCAAAGGCGTGTTTCATGGCTTCGACGACGAGATGGATGTAGGGCGGCGACCCTGGCGCTGTCTCCTGGAGATCCGTCCAGCGCCGGTCGAGAATGCCCAGCGTCTCCAGCGTCGCGATCCCGCCGCTCGACGGCAGCGGCATCGCCAGCACGGTTCGGCCGCGGAACGTGCCGCGCAACGGCTGCGAGAGGCGCGGCTCGTATTGCGCAAGGTCTTCCGCCGACATCTGCGGGCACGTCGACGCGACGGCCTGACCGATCTCGCCTGCGTAGAAAACGGGAGCGCCGTCGCGCGCTATCAGCCGCAGCGTCCGCGCCAGTTCCGGCTGGCGCAGCGTCTGGCCGACCTTCGGCTCGCCGTCGAAGAGAAAGCGGTGGTAGAACCACTCGAATCGATCGGCCCCGACGAGATCGATCCACTCGGGGTGCTCGCGGATCTCGTCGATCACTTCCTGCGCGCTGGCAACGTAGTCGGCGTCGATGGCGAAGCCGTGTTCGGCAGCCTCGATGGCCGGCTTGAGCACGGTGGCGCGATCGAGCGTGCCGTAATTCTCGAGCGCGGTCATCAGCCCGGCGACAGTGCCGGGGACACCCACGGCGTGCGGGCCGTAGCGCGAAGCGCCGGGTGCATCGAGTTGCACGTAGTAGTCAGGTCCGACGGCGGCGGGCGCCGTTTCGCGATAGGTAATCGCCACGCTCTGCGAAGGCATCGGCGCATCGGAGGCGATGTGAACGAGCATGAATCCGCCGCCGCCGAGGCCGCAACTGTACGGCCGCACGACCGCCAGGCAGAAACTGGTGGCGACGGCGGCATCCACCGCATTGCCCCCGCGCCTGAGCATGTCGAGCCCCGCCTGCGAAGCAATGGCGTGATCGGCGGCGACGACGGCATGGGGGTAGACGCCGTCGGTAACAGTTGGAAACGGACGCAAGTTCGTCCCGCATCCGCCGAGCAGAAACATCACCACTGCCAACAGAAGGGGACTTGTCTTGGCGTGGCGCATGACGGGGCTCCGAGAGTATGTGGGGCACCCAAGTTGTACGGGGTGCGGGTGAGCGATGCCAGTGCCACGCTCACGCCAGTTGAGCGGACTCGATCTCCGAGAAATGGCGCAATAGCTCAAATCGAGCAGCTGAAGGCACACACCCGCGACGCCGCCCGGCTCGCTCAGCAACCGGTGCTACTCCGAACCGCCCACCAGGTGACGCCGCACAGGAGCCGAATTTCGGTTGCGAGCAGAGCTGCTGAACTCTACTTCCGCAACAGCCGCTCGAGGTAGTGGATGTCCAAATCGGCTTTGATGAAGCCTGAAAAGGCCATCAGGCGGCGGTGCAGGTCGATCGTCGTTGCGATGCCTTCCACACGAAACTCCCGCAACGCGCGGCTCATGCGCGCCAGCGCCGCCTTGCGGTCGTCGGCGTGCACAATCAGTTTGGCAATCAGCGAGTCGTAGTTCGGCGGCACGCGATAGCCGGCCACGCAATGCGTGTCCACGCGCACGCCCGGACCGCCCGGCACGTCGAATCGACGAATGTCGCCGGGGCTGGGCGCGAAGTTACGATCAGGATCCTCGGCATTGATGCGGCACTCGATCGAATGTCCGTTGATGGAAATGTGCTTCTGCTGGTACGGCAGTTTTTCCCCGGCGGCGACGAGGATGCCGGTCTTGACGATGTCCACGCCCGTGATCATCTCACTGATGGGATGCTCGACCTGCACGCGCGTGTTGACTTCGAGCATGTAGAAGTTCTGCTGCTCATCCATGAGGAATTCGACGGTGGCCGCGCCGGCGTACCGGGCCGACTGGATGAGCCTCGCCGCCGACTTGCACAGCGCTTCGCGCTTCGAGTTGTCCACGCCGGGCGCAGGCGCTTCTTCGATCAGCTTCTGATGGCGCCGCTGGGTGGAGCAGTCGCGGTCGTAGAGGTGGATCGCGTTGCCGTGCTTGTCGCCGATGACCTGCACTTCGACGTGGCGGGCTTTCTCCAGGAACTTCTCGATGTAGACGGTGCCGTCGCCGAATGCCGCCTGGGCTTCCTGCTGGGCGGCGTCGATGCCGGACTCAAGCGCCACGCGGTTGTGGGCGATGCGCATGCCGCGCCCGCCGCCGCCCGCGGAGGCCTTGATGATGACCGGGTAGCCGATCTCCTCGGCGAGTTTGACGGCTTCTTCCTTGCTCTCGATACCGCCGGGCGAACCGGGGAAAATCGGCACCTTGTTCGCCTTGGCGAGCTTCTTGCAGTTGATCTTGTCGCCGAGCTGGTTCATCGCCTCAGGCGAGGGGCCGATGAACTCGATCTGGCACGAACGGCAGACCTCCGCGAAATGCGAGTTCTCCGCGAGAAAGCCGTAGCCGGGATGGATCGCATCCACGTTGGCGACTTCGGCGGCCGAGATGATGCGCGGGATGTTGAGGTAGCTCTGCTTCGACGGCGGCGGGCCGATGCACACCGCGTCGTCGGCCAGCTCGAGATACGGCGCACCGCGGTCCGCCTCCGAAAACACGCACACCGACTGGATCCCCAATTCGCGCGCAGCGCGGATGATGCGGACGGCAATCTCACCTCGGTTGGCAATCAGGATGCGACTGAACATTGAACGGGACGCCTGGAAGTTGAGATTTGCGGAGTCGCCCACGAGCGGCGAGCACTCGACCGAATCGCGGGACGTAGACTGGGCGGTTGCGCGACGACGGCTATTTCATCCGGAAGAGCGGCTGACCGTATTCGACCGCGTCGCCGTCATTGACGAGCACTTCGGCAATCGTACCCCTGCACTCGGCCTTGATTTCGTTGAACACCTTCATCGCTTCGATGAGGCACACGACCGTCGAGTCGGAGACCTTGGCGCCGGCGCTGATGAACGGCTCAGCGTCGGGATTGGGCCTCGAATAGAACGTGCCGACCATCGGGCTCTTGATGACGTGTCCCTCGCCTCCGCCGGCGGCGTGTCGCGCAGACTCGGCCGCCGGTGCGGCGGGAGCGCCCTGCGGCTGCAGCGGCGCCGGCGCGGCGGCAAGCGGTGCGCTCGGCGTCACCTGCGGCACGGCGAATGCCCCGGCGCGGCGGATCGTCACACTCTGATCGCCGTCGGCGACATCGAGTTCGACGATCTCGTGGTCCACCATCATCTTGATCAGGTCTTCGATGGTCTTTCGGTCGATCATGGCTCTCGCTTACACCCCTGGTTGCAGATTCTCGTGCAGGCGACCATCCACCGATGACCGCCAACCCGCTAAAGAACTTTTGCACTCTCCGGCGACTTGGGCCAGTCGGACAGAACGCGGCAGCCTTTGTCTGTCACCAGCACGTCATCTTCGATGCGCACACCGCCGACGCCGGGCAGGTAGATGCCCGGCTCCACGGTCACGACCATGCCGGGCTCGAGCCGATCCTTGGCTCCGCTGCGAGGCGACATGCTCGGCGCTTCGTGAACATCCAGGCCGATGCCGTGTCCGAGGCCGTGGCCGTAGTAGTCGCCATATCCAGCGCCGTCGATGATCCGCCTCGCCGCGGCATCGACTTCCCGGCAGAGCGCGCCGCCGCGAATGGCGTCGATCGCCGCCAGTTGCGCTTCAAGCACGATTGGGTAGATCGCCTGGATCTTTTTCGGCATCGCACCCACGCCCCAGGCGCGCGTCATGTCCGAACAGTAGCCCTCCACCTTGGCGCCCCAGTCGATAAGCAGTGTACTGCCTCGCGTGAGTTTGGCCCGGCTGGATGGACGGTAGTGCGGCTTGGAACTGTTGGCCTTCGCGGACACGTTGGTGCCAAACGCCGAGCCTTCCGCGCCGCGCTGCTTCATCTCGTATTCGAGGCGTGCGGCGATCTCGGCCTCACTCTGGCCGATCTTCAAACTCGCAAGGGTCGCTTCCAGAGCCTGCTGCTGGCAACGAATGGCTTTTCGGATCAGCCCCAGTTCGACTTCATCCTTGATGACGCGCAGCTGACTGAACAGGCCGCTGGTCTCGACGATCTTGCGCGCCCCCACCGCTTTGGCCAGCGCGCGGCGGGTAGCCAGCGTTACGTGCTCGGACTGCACGCCGAGGCGATCAATTTTCAGATCGCCCGCGACCTCGCCGACCTTGTCGGCAATCGGCCCCTTGCGCAGCGCGATGTCCAGCCAGGCGCCCAGCGGCTCGATCTCCTCGGCAAACCGGCTGTCGCTGATGAGCACGAATTGGCGAGCCGTGACGATCGCGTAACTGTCTTCGCCGCTGAACGGCGTGAGGTAGCGGATGTCATGGGCGTTGGTGACCAGCAGCGCGTCGACGCCCGCCTTCTCGATGGCCCGCCGCAGCCGGGCGAGCCGGTCGGCGTAGTGGCGCGGCATGGAGGTTGGGCGGCTCGAGCGGGACGTCATTGAAGGGCGAGTATATCGAACGCCGTCGCCCGAGCCAATGTGGACATCCTGCGCCAACCACCACCACGACCGGGCGGGAGCGCCATGTTCCTGTGGCCCATTTCCGCCGTTCAGGACTTCTGATCGCCGGGCCGCACGTCGCGGCCGCCAAACAGTGAGTACAGCGCGGGCAAAATGAACAGCGTGAGCAGGTTGTCCGAGAGGATGCCGCCGATGACGACCGTGGCCAGCGGCCGCTGCACCTCCGCGCCGACGCCGGTGTTCAGAGCCATCGGCAGAAATCCGAGTGCGGCCACCAGCCCCGTCATGAGAATCGGCCGGAGGCGGATGAGGCGCGTTTGTTCGATTGCGTCGTCAATGGCCGCCCCGGCCGCGATGCGCTGGCGGATCGTGGACACGAGCACGAGTCCCGAGAGCATCGACACGCCTGAGACGGCAACAAATCCCACCGCCGCGGAGATCGTGAAGTCGAGGTCGCGCAGGAGCAGTGCCGCCACCCCGCCGAACGCCGCGAAAGGCGCGCCGGTGAGTACCAGCAGCGAATCGACCACGCTGCCGATGCTGAAGTAGAGCAGCAGCGCGATTGACGCGATGACGATTGGGATGATGATGAACAGGCGGCGGGTGGCACGATCGTAGTGCTCGAACTGTCCGCCAAAGGCGACGTAGTAGCCCGGCGGCATCGGCACGTCGGCGGTAATGCGCTCGCGCGCTTCGGCGACGAATCCGCCCAGGTCGCGACCGCGCACGTTGGTCTGGACGATGGTGCGGCGCTTGCCCCACTCGCGGTTGATCACGGTCGGACCGTCCACGATAGATACGCGCGCCAGACGGGCAAGCGGAAGCCGCCCGCCATCGGCCGTCGGCACGAGGATCTCGCCTACGGCGTCCGGGTCACCGCGATATCGATCCGGCAGTTCGAGGGTGAGATCAAAGCGGCGCTGGCCGTCACGGACGTGTCCAATGCGCACCTCGCCGAGCGCTTCGACGATTTCCAGCACGTGCCGCGCCGGAATGCCGTAACGGGCGATGGCGTCCTGATCGACGCGCACTTCGAGCACCGGCGCGCCGGTCACCTGCTCGACGGTGACGGAGTCGGCGCCTGGAATGGAGTCGACGATCGACTGCACCTGCGAAGCGACCGTCGCCAACTGTTCGATCTCATCCCCGAAGATCATGATTCCGACGTCGGCGCGAACGCCGGCGACCATCTCGTTCATGCGCATCTCGATGGGCTGGGTCATGATCGCCTTGATGCCCGGCAGCGACTGGAGATCCGCGAGGATCATCGCTGAGAGTTCGGCCTGCGATGTGGCGCGCGTCCAGCCTTCGCGCGGCCGGAGCGTGATGTAGACGTCGTTCTGCTCCAATCCCATCGGGTCGGTGGCGACGGCCGGCGTTCCCAGGCGGGTCCAGATGCGATCGATCTCGTCGGGATAGCGGTCAAGCAAAAACTGTTCGATGCCCGTGTTGTACTCGACGGACTGGTCGATCGAGACGCCGGCGAGCCGCACGATGTTGGCGGCGATGGCCTCCTCGTAGAGCCGCGGAATAAAAGCCGTGCCGAGGCGCCCCGCCAGCATCACGCCCAGCGCGACGACCAGCACACCGAAGGCGGCGACGAGCAAGCGAAACCGGAGCGCCACGTGGATGAATGGCCGGTACACCCACTGCATGGCGCGAACGAGCCAGTTCTCGCGCTCATGCATGCGCCGGCTGATGAGGAGACTGCACAGGACCGGCGTCAGCGTTAGCGAGAAGATGAGCGAACTGAGAAGCGCGAACACGACGGTGAGCGCCATGGGGCGGAACATCTTGCCCTCGACGCCTTCGAGCAGCAGGATGGGCAGGAAGACGACCATGATGATCAGTTCGCCGAACATCGTCGGTTTGCGCACTTCAATCGAAGCGTCGCGCACGATATCGAGTATCGGGGTCTTCGCACCCGCGTCGTTGTCGTGCCCGATGCGCCGGACGCAGTTCTCCACGATGATGACCGAACTGTCCACGACGAGGCCGAAGTCAATGGCGCCAAGGCTGAGCAGGCTGGCGGCAATGCCGAACTGCATCATCATCGAGAACGAGAAGAGCATGGCCAGCGGAATCGCCAGCGCGACGATCAGCCCTGCGCGAAGATTGCCCAGAAACATGAACAGCACGGCGACGACGAAGAGCGCGCCCAGAAGCAGGTTCTCGGTCACGGTGTGAATGACGTGATCGACGAGGTACGTCCGCCGGTAGACCACCTCCACACCCACGTTGTCCGGCAGGATCGAGCGGATCTCTTCGAGTCGCTCCTCCAGCCGGCTCGTGACTTCATGGCTGTTCTCATCCATGAGCATGAAACCCAGCCCGAGAACGACTTCGCCGCTGCCCTGAGCCGTGACGGCGCCGCGCCGGATCTCATGGCCCTCGCGCACCTCGGCCACGTCGCGCACGCGCACCGGCGTGCCGCCTTCGGCCTTGATGACCGCATTGGCGATCTGATCCAGCGTCGTGGTCAGCGCCAGCCCGTGCACCATCATCGACTCGCCGCCGCGCGTGACCTGCCCGCCGCCGACGCTGGCGTTATTCACTTCGAGCGCCGCGGCGATTTCGTCGAGCGTGAGTTTGAACTTGATCAGTTGCGCCGGCTCGACGACGACCTCGAACTGCTTGACCAGGCCTCCCCATGTGTTCACTTCGGCAACGCCGGGCACCTGCCTCAGTTGCGGCGCGATGATCCAATCCTGCGCCGTCGTCAGTTCGGTGAGGCTTGCCGGGCTCTCGCCCTTGCCGACGACGAGGTAGTGGAAGACCTCTCCCAACCCGGTCGCCACCGGGCCCATTTCGGGTCGCTCGATCCCCTCAGGCAATTGAATGCCGCTGAGCCGCTCGTTGATCAACTGTCGCGCAAAATAGATGTCTACTCCGTCGTCAAACGTGACGGTGACCTGCGACAAGCCGAACTTTGATATCGATCGGACACCGGAGAGGCCGGGAAGGCCGGAGATGGCGACTTCGACCGGAAACGTGATCTGCTGCTCGATCTCTTCGGGCGAGAGCGCCGGCGCCACGGTGTTGATCTGCACCTGCACCGGCGTGGTGTCAGGGAACGCATCGATGGGCAGATGCGCCATCGAGTACACCCCCC
It contains:
- a CDS encoding undecaprenyl/decaprenyl-phosphate alpha-N-acetylglucosaminyl 1-phosphate transferase, which encodes MIAAVLCLIPAALALSWPLTWWLRAVGARLGRLDSPGAAGHHKAEIRAIPNIGGVAITIAILAPLIVGLIALRLAPESAIVDLAPSLQPHLPGIIERTPMAIALALALVGMHVLGLIDDRRPLGPWAKLAAQCALATFMVLIPFDFADGLASSSRLLTLLDTAPGLAGLAPWPSIALTVLWLVVVTNAINFMDNMDGLAGGVSCIAAALFLAAALINGQWFIAAMLALLVGALLGFLWFNFPPASIFMGDGGSLVVGFLLGFLTVRTTYFEGDAATAWYGVFMPLIVLAVPIYDLLAVVTIRLSQGRSPFVGDQQHFSHRLVKRGLSVRRMLAVIYGVTLTTGLTGIYLGHLEHGWVAALAGAQVIILLIVLAVYERSIAAAAGGVRS
- the ggt gene encoding gamma-glutamyltransferase, producing the protein MRHAKTSPLLLAVVMFLLGGCGTNLRPFPTVTDGVYPHAVVAADHAIASQAGLDMLRRGGNAVDAAVATSFCLAVVRPYSCGLGGGGFMLVHIASDAPMPSQSVAITYRETAPAAVGPDYYVQLDAPGASRYGPHAVGVPGTVAGLMTALENYGTLDRATVLKPAIEAAEHGFAIDADYVASAQEVIDEIREHPEWIDLVGADRFEWFYHRFLFDGEPKVGQTLRQPELARTLRLIARDGAPVFYAGEIGQAVASTCPQMSAEDLAQYEPRLSQPLRGTFRGRTVLAMPLPSSGGIATLETLGILDRRWTDLQETAPGSPPYIHLVVEAMKHAFADRAEWLGDERFANVPATSLISDTYLDVLARRIDPRRTQPPGSYGSREQLPIDTGTSHFGVVDQWGNAVACTETINLSFGSLLPVPEYGFMLNNEMDDFLTIPGERNAFGLQQSQRNLPEGGKWPLSSMSPTIVLGEDGGVEIVVGASGGPRIISATLQTLLDVVLHDSSAPEAVSAPRFHHQWMPDVLQFEDCWTDSATMDAMREFGHEIGRREDVGVVQLIRRSGVGWSAASDPRKGGAPAGW
- the accC gene encoding acetyl-CoA carboxylase biotin carboxylase subunit, which produces MFSRILIANRGEIAVRIIRAARELGIQSVCVFSEADRGAPYLELADDAVCIGPPPSKQSYLNIPRIISAAEVANVDAIHPGYGFLAENSHFAEVCRSCQIEFIGPSPEAMNQLGDKINCKKLAKANKVPIFPGSPGGIESKEEAVKLAEEIGYPVIIKASAGGGGRGMRIAHNRVALESGIDAAQQEAQAAFGDGTVYIEKFLEKARHVEVQVIGDKHGNAIHLYDRDCSTQRRHQKLIEEAPAPGVDNSKREALCKSAARLIQSARYAGAATVEFLMDEQQNFYMLEVNTRVQVEHPISEMITGVDIVKTGILVAAGEKLPYQQKHISINGHSIECRINAEDPDRNFAPSPGDIRRFDVPGGPGVRVDTHCVAGYRVPPNYDSLIAKLIVHADDRKAALARMSRALREFRVEGIATTIDLHRRLMAFSGFIKADLDIHYLERLLRK
- the accB gene encoding acetyl-CoA carboxylase biotin carboxyl carrier protein, translating into MIDRKTIEDLIKMMVDHEIVELDVADGDQSVTIRRAGAFAVPQVTPSAPLAAAPAPLQPQGAPAAPAAESARHAAGGGEGHVIKSPMVGTFYSRPNPDAEPFISAGAKVSDSTVVCLIEAMKVFNEIKAECRGTIAEVLVNDGDAVEYGQPLFRMK
- a CDS encoding aminopeptidase P family protein, whose amino-acid sequence is MPRHYADRLARLRRAIEKAGVDALLVTNAHDIRYLTPFSGEDSYAIVTARQFVLISDSRFAEEIEPLGAWLDIALRKGPIADKVGEVAGDLKIDRLGVQSEHVTLATRRALAKAVGARKIVETSGLFSQLRVIKDEVELGLIRKAIRCQQQALEATLASLKIGQSEAEIAARLEYEMKQRGAEGSAFGTNVSAKANSSKPHYRPSSRAKLTRGSTLLIDWGAKVEGYCSDMTRAWGVGAMPKKIQAIYPIVLEAQLAAIDAIRGGALCREVDAAARRIIDGAGYGDYYGHGLGHGIGLDVHEAPSMSPRSGAKDRLEPGMVVTVEPGIYLPGVGGVRIEDDVLVTDKGCRVLSDWPKSPESAKVL